Proteins from one Sporocytophaga myxococcoides genomic window:
- a CDS encoding serine O-acetyltransferase: MKNTKVHSFLELLNKTHKAEWEASPSIQGASAWLSDLIEFLFPNNRLNRYSTYEGILKKNQIDLENMLLSYLDPKDYDIEHSVTTFYDDLETIYNNLRRDAIKIFESDPAATSVNEVVVTYPGFYAIAVYRIANKLSLLGIPVLPRVLTELAHGKTGIDIHPNATIGVPFFIDHGTGIVIGSTAVIGNNVSIYQGVTLGALQVSKQLSNIKRHPTVEDNVIIYARTTILGGNTVIGRDSIIGGSVFLTRSVKAYSNVFNTHQLRIDSKEQLV, translated from the coding sequence ATGAAAAATACTAAAGTACATTCATTTCTTGAACTCCTGAATAAAACCCATAAAGCAGAATGGGAAGCCTCACCTTCAATCCAGGGCGCTTCAGCCTGGCTTTCAGATTTAATAGAATTTCTATTTCCTAACAACAGACTTAACAGGTATTCTACCTATGAGGGTATTCTTAAGAAAAATCAAATTGACTTGGAAAATATGCTGCTCAGCTATCTTGACCCAAAGGATTATGATATAGAGCATTCAGTTACCACTTTCTATGATGATCTGGAAACGATTTACAATAACCTCCGTAGGGATGCAATTAAAATTTTTGAAAGTGATCCTGCTGCTACCAGTGTAAATGAGGTGGTTGTTACTTATCCAGGATTTTATGCCATTGCGGTATACAGAATAGCCAATAAACTATCTTTATTGGGAATACCGGTTTTACCAAGAGTTCTTACAGAACTGGCTCATGGGAAAACAGGTATAGATATCCATCCGAATGCAACCATTGGAGTGCCTTTTTTTATAGATCATGGGACTGGAATTGTTATAGGTTCAACAGCTGTTATTGGTAATAACGTAAGCATATATCAGGGCGTAACCCTCGGAGCCCTTCAGGTAAGCAAACAGTTATCAAATATAAAACGACATCCAACTGTTGAAGACAATGTAATTATCTATGCGCGAACAACCATTCTCGGAGGCAATACTGTTATTGGACGTGACAGTATTATAGGTGGAAGCGTATTTTTAACAAGAAGTGTAAAAGCATATTCTAATGTATTTAATACTCATCAGCTTCGAATAGATTCAAAGGAACAGTTGGTTTAG
- a CDS encoding VOC family protein — MSAIHSYLTFNGTCENAFNFYKSVFGGDFPAIMRFKDVPSEHPFPESAKEQIMHMTLPIGKNSILMGSDSPEVFGGDPVVQGNNFSVAIVAESEEEARRLFNGLSEGGKVTMPLEKAFWGAYFGMFTDKFGIHWMVNYDYENNK; from the coding sequence ATGTCTGCTATACATTCTTATCTGACCTTTAATGGGACATGTGAAAATGCATTCAATTTTTATAAATCTGTCTTTGGAGGGGATTTCCCTGCTATAATGCGATTCAAGGATGTCCCTTCAGAACATCCCTTTCCTGAAAGCGCTAAAGAGCAGATTATGCATATGACCTTACCAATTGGGAAAAACAGCATCCTTATGGGAAGTGATAGTCCAGAAGTATTCGGAGGAGATCCTGTTGTACAAGGTAATAACTTCTCGGTTGCTATAGTTGCAGAAAGTGAAGAGGAAGCAAGACGATTATTCAATGGTTTATCTGAGGGAGGAAAAGTTACAATGCCCCTTGAAAAAGCATTCTGGGGTGCTTATTTCGGCATGTTTACAGACAAATTCGGAATACACTGGATGGTTAATTACGATTACGAAAACAATAAATAA
- a CDS encoding dihydrofolate reductase family protein — MRKLIFQMMISVDGLYEGPNKEIDWHNVDEEFNEYAIDLLKSLDILLFGRITYELMASYWPTHDAIKNDPIVAERMNNLSKIVFSKKLKTTNWQNSRIINENINEVVTNLKKEQGKDMAIFGSSDLALTFIKHNLIDEYRIMVNPLVLGNGKRLFEGISSKLNLNLKSAKTFKSGNVMLCYEPF, encoded by the coding sequence ATGAGAAAACTGATATTTCAAATGATGATTTCTGTCGATGGCTTATATGAAGGTCCTAATAAAGAAATAGACTGGCACAATGTGGATGAGGAATTCAATGAATATGCTATTGACCTTCTTAAAAGCCTTGACATATTGCTTTTCGGAAGAATTACTTATGAACTGATGGCAAGCTATTGGCCTACTCACGATGCAATTAAGAATGATCCTATAGTGGCAGAGAGAATGAACAATCTATCAAAAATTGTATTCTCAAAAAAGTTAAAAACTACAAACTGGCAAAATTCCAGAATCATAAATGAGAACATCAATGAAGTTGTGACGAACCTGAAAAAAGAACAGGGAAAGGACATGGCTATTTTCGGAAGTTCAGATCTTGCGCTTACATTTATTAAGCATAATCTGATAGATGAATACAGAATAATGGTAAATCCTCTTGTTTTAGGTAATGGCAAAAGATTATTTGAAGGAATCAGTAGCAAACTTAATCTAAATCTTAAATCAGCCAAAACTTTTAAATCCGGGAATGTCATGCTTTGCTATGAACCATTCTGA
- a CDS encoding DUF2911 domain-containing protein — protein MNQLLKVLSFIYFGILFSSNVFAQKPENRVSPLDSVSGKIGKANVSIKYSSPSVKGRKVWGSLVPYDQVWRAGANEATVFNTDQNLTIDGKTLPAGSYSFFVIPSEKGDWTVIFNKISNQWGAYKYDEKQDALRSKVKVRKTSPNERLTYKITPTGFSLLWENIEIPVIIK, from the coding sequence ATGAATCAGTTATTAAAAGTTTTATCCTTTATTTACTTCGGAATATTATTTTCCAGCAACGTATTTGCTCAAAAGCCCGAAAACCGTGTAAGCCCTCTTGACAGCGTGAGCGGAAAAATTGGTAAAGCTAATGTTTCCATTAAATATAGCAGTCCTTCCGTTAAAGGCAGAAAGGTTTGGGGAAGTCTTGTTCCATATGATCAGGTATGGAGAGCCGGTGCCAATGAAGCTACTGTTTTTAATACAGATCAGAATCTTACCATAGATGGAAAAACTCTTCCTGCGGGAAGTTACTCTTTTTTTGTTATTCCTTCAGAAAAAGGCGACTGGACAGTAATCTTCAATAAAATAAGCAATCAATGGGGAGCTTATAAATATGATGAAAAGCAGGATGCACTTAGGTCAAAAGTAAAAGTTCGTAAAACAAGCCCTAACGAACGACTTACATATAAAATAACTCCAACAGGCTTTTCTTTACTCTGGGAGAATATAGAAATTCCGGTTATCATTAAATAA
- a CDS encoding SRPBCC family protein has translation MTHPLEIEKVIKAPIQKVWKALTEKDEMKHWYFTLPDFKPEPGFEFRFKGGKDPAHQYTHVCKVIEVSSEKKLSYSWTYDGYNGYTVVTFQFSEEGENTKVKLTHEGLETFPEDVSDFARENFEHGWNYIIGKSLKEYLEK, from the coding sequence ATGACTCACCCATTGGAAATAGAAAAAGTTATTAAAGCACCAATCCAGAAGGTTTGGAAAGCTTTAACAGAAAAGGATGAAATGAAGCACTGGTACTTTACCCTTCCTGACTTTAAGCCTGAACCTGGTTTTGAATTCAGGTTTAAAGGAGGAAAGGATCCTGCCCATCAATACACTCATGTATGCAAGGTTATAGAAGTATCTTCAGAAAAAAAACTGTCTTATAGCTGGACCTACGATGGCTACAATGGCTATACAGTTGTAACATTCCAATTCTCTGAAGAAGGAGAAAATACAAAGGTAAAACTGACTCATGAAGGGCTGGAAACTTTTCCGGAAGATGTTTCTGATTTCGCAAGGGAAAACTTTGAACATGGATGGAATTACATTATAGGAAAATCACTAAAAGAATATTTGGAAAAATAA
- a CDS encoding DoxX family membrane protein, with the protein MKIATITVRILLGLLMAVSGAVVLFNLVEQPEIPAGPLKTFTDGMAASGYLFHLIKIVELVCGLALITGFFVPLATVILFPVSVNILFCHLFIAPEGLPVAIIVVLANLFLAYAYRKNYEPILAMK; encoded by the coding sequence ATGAAAATAGCAACAATCACCGTACGTATTCTCCTTGGACTTTTAATGGCCGTTTCAGGGGCAGTAGTGTTATTTAACCTTGTAGAACAACCGGAAATTCCTGCCGGACCGCTTAAAACATTTACTGATGGCATGGCTGCTTCAGGATACCTTTTCCATCTAATAAAAATAGTTGAACTGGTATGCGGCTTGGCATTAATCACAGGGTTCTTTGTGCCATTGGCGACAGTAATACTATTCCCTGTATCAGTGAATATTCTTTTTTGCCACTTATTTATAGCTCCGGAAGGACTTCCTGTTGCAATTATAGTTGTATTGGCAAACCTGTTCCTTGCTTATGCATATAGAAAAAATTATGAACCGATTTTGGCTATGAAATAA
- a CDS encoding MepB family protein has protein sequence MNINIKSNHIPEDFYIAKEQVYDHCDFECTAPMAEPESAEYGASHLNINKKQIIFRVGKTTPTKSGQFVTLWKRIDNGPIQPYDFSDDFDLIVISSRKDNHLGQFIFPKSILLEKGIISGNNKDGKRGIRVYPPWEAVTSKQAEKTQAWQLQYFLRIEGNVDVDLKRAIMLYQNETHL, from the coding sequence ATGAATATTAACATTAAATCAAATCATATACCCGAAGATTTCTATATTGCCAAAGAACAAGTTTATGACCATTGTGATTTCGAATGCACCGCTCCTATGGCTGAACCTGAAAGTGCTGAATACGGTGCCAGCCATTTAAATATTAATAAAAAACAAATCATATTCAGAGTAGGAAAAACAACTCCGACAAAAAGCGGACAATTTGTTACTTTATGGAAAAGGATAGACAATGGGCCGATACAGCCATATGATTTTTCTGATGACTTTGATTTAATTGTTATCAGTAGTAGAAAAGACAATCACTTAGGGCAGTTTATATTTCCCAAATCAATCTTATTGGAGAAAGGAATAATATCCGGAAATAATAAAGATGGAAAAAGAGGAATCCGGGTATATCCCCCATGGGAAGCTGTAACAAGTAAGCAAGCAGAAAAGACACAAGCCTGGCAGTTGCAATATTTCCTTCGGATTGAAGGTAATGTCGATGTTGACTTAAAAAGAGCTATCATGTTATACCAGAACGAAACACATCTGTAA
- a CDS encoding alpha/beta hydrolase, giving the protein MRKIIFMALICMHLSACKKEDLAKPGALVPLTVDQDTNLPSLEINGTLLHVESHGNPSDPLLIIIHGGPGGDYRSMLNAKLFANEGFYVVLYDQRGSGLSKREDKSQYEQANAVQIFIDDLHCLINHFQISPSQKVYLLGHSWGAMLATAYISQNPQRISGVILAEPGGLTWPQTEEYLSRSNKIKFFSEALNDAIFPEQIISGRSEQEVLDYKACFFSNYENAPGNTIGNAGPYPFWRNGAVAFESLIDNAERNSFDFTGNLNQFAPKILFLYSERNKAYGLSWAEKVSAPYPNKDIQLVLNCGHEMLYFGWEDLYPKVKNYLNQVK; this is encoded by the coding sequence ATGCGTAAAATTATTTTTATGGCTTTAATCTGTATGCATTTAAGTGCATGCAAAAAAGAAGATCTTGCTAAGCCCGGTGCTCTGGTTCCCCTTACGGTAGATCAGGATACCAACCTTCCTTCGCTGGAGATCAACGGAACATTGCTTCATGTTGAAAGCCACGGTAATCCGTCTGATCCATTACTTATAATCATTCATGGGGGACCCGGTGGTGATTATCGTTCTATGTTGAATGCCAAACTATTTGCCAATGAAGGGTTTTATGTAGTGCTTTATGACCAAAGAGGTTCCGGTCTTTCTAAAAGAGAGGATAAATCTCAATATGAACAGGCGAATGCGGTTCAAATATTTATTGATGATTTACACTGTCTGATAAATCATTTTCAGATTTCCCCTTCACAAAAAGTCTATCTCTTAGGTCATTCATGGGGAGCAATGTTGGCTACCGCCTATATTAGTCAAAACCCTCAAAGAATCAGCGGAGTCATATTAGCAGAGCCAGGCGGATTAACCTGGCCTCAAACAGAAGAATACCTTAGCAGGTCCAATAAGATAAAATTTTTCTCAGAGGCACTTAACGATGCCATTTTCCCGGAGCAGATAATATCAGGTCGTTCAGAACAGGAAGTCCTTGATTATAAAGCATGTTTCTTTTCGAACTATGAAAATGCACCGGGTAATACCATTGGCAATGCAGGTCCTTATCCTTTCTGGAGAAACGGGGCTGTTGCATTTGAATCATTGATAGATAATGCTGAAAGGAACAGTTTTGACTTTACAGGAAATCTGAATCAGTTTGCTCCTAAGATTCTCTTTCTGTATAGTGAGCGCAATAAAGCTTATGGACTTAGCTGGGCTGAAAAAGTATCTGCCCCATATCCTAATAAAGACATACAATTAGTACTCAATTGCGGCCATGAGATGCTTTACTTTGGCTGGGAAGACCTTTATCCAAAAGTGAAAAACTATTTAAACCAAGTAAAATGA
- a CDS encoding T9SS type A sorting domain-containing protein, translated as MKKPLLIYHYNRVMALYNKLLQRLRKNFSSGRFKELSKQKQFKLLIRLKKLKLQLSRIENNLKYGALAFAATAGVGLATTESLSQTLPAGSEFRVNTYTTGVQMSPRTAMDSDGDFVVTWASRGQDTPTEYGIYAQRYNAMGVAQGAEFRVNTYTDNRQNYPVIAMDDNGNFVIVWTSSGQDGDMGGVFGQRFNSAGQALGSEFQINTYTTGNQYMPSVAMDSDGDFVVTWSSPGTDPSYGIYARCFDAAGAAKTGEIHVNTTTAGVQRFSSIAMDNDGDFVIAWQSDQDGSSYGIYGQRFNANGVPQGSEFQVNTYTTNQQKSVAAAMDQDGDFVIAWQSSGQDGNSDGIFAQKYNANGVTQGDEFMVNTYTTGAQATPSVAMNNNEFIISWTSNAQDGSDNGVYAQRYNADGIAQGDEFRVNTYTTGSQNTPSVAIDNDNDFIIVWTSAGQDGSGSGIYAQRFEANKAPSGITISSNTVNENVPANTTIGTFTTEDVNINNTFTYTLEAGIGDTDNESFVINGDELQIKESPDFETKDSYSIRVRSTDQGGLFIEKSFNITIEDVAETGITDKNGFSSSIQLYPNPAKENVMMNLEGNVNVRIMDLTGHVLKQDQTNNQIINIEGLATGTYILEFTQDDKTGMKKLVIE; from the coding sequence ATGAAAAAACCTTTACTTATTTATCACTACAATCGAGTAATGGCTTTGTACAATAAGCTGCTACAACGACTAAGGAAAAATTTTTCTTCAGGAAGATTCAAAGAACTTAGCAAGCAAAAGCAATTCAAACTACTAATAAGACTGAAAAAGTTAAAATTGCAGTTATCAAGAATCGAAAATAATTTAAAATATGGAGCTCTGGCATTTGCAGCTACTGCCGGTGTTGGCTTGGCAACTACAGAATCATTATCCCAGACCCTTCCTGCGGGTTCTGAATTTAGAGTAAATACATACACCACCGGTGTGCAAATGTCCCCGAGAACAGCAATGGATAGCGATGGGGACTTTGTTGTGACATGGGCAAGCAGAGGTCAGGATACCCCTACGGAATATGGTATATATGCCCAAAGATATAACGCTATGGGAGTGGCACAGGGAGCAGAGTTCAGAGTAAACACATACACTGATAACAGACAAAACTATCCGGTAATAGCCATGGACGATAATGGAAATTTTGTAATTGTCTGGACAAGCAGTGGTCAGGATGGAGATATGGGAGGAGTATTTGGACAAAGGTTCAACTCAGCTGGTCAGGCTCTCGGATCTGAGTTTCAGATAAACACTTATACAACAGGTAACCAATATATGCCCTCTGTAGCCATGGACAGCGACGGAGATTTTGTTGTTACCTGGAGTAGCCCTGGTACAGACCCTTCCTATGGAATCTATGCGCGATGCTTCGATGCAGCTGGAGCGGCTAAAACTGGTGAAATTCACGTAAATACTACGACAGCCGGAGTTCAGCGCTTTTCAAGTATTGCAATGGACAATGATGGAGATTTTGTAATTGCATGGCAAAGTGATCAGGATGGCAGCTCTTATGGAATTTATGGGCAAAGGTTTAATGCAAATGGAGTTCCACAAGGATCAGAATTCCAAGTAAATACATACACCACTAATCAGCAAAAATCTGTTGCAGCAGCAATGGATCAGGACGGAGATTTTGTAATTGCATGGCAAAGCAGTGGCCAGGACGGAAATAGTGATGGTATTTTTGCTCAAAAATATAATGCAAACGGAGTCACTCAGGGGGATGAATTCATGGTTAATACCTATACTACCGGCGCTCAAGCCACTCCATCCGTTGCTATGAACAATAATGAATTTATCATTTCCTGGACTAGCAATGCGCAAGATGGGAGTGATAATGGAGTTTATGCTCAGCGCTACAATGCGGACGGCATAGCCCAAGGAGATGAATTTAGAGTTAATACTTATACGACCGGTTCACAAAACACGCCCTCAGTAGCAATTGACAATGACAATGACTTTATCATTGTATGGACTAGTGCAGGTCAGGATGGTAGCGGAAGTGGTATATATGCTCAGCGATTTGAGGCAAATAAAGCACCTTCAGGTATTACAATTAGTAGCAACACGGTAAATGAAAATGTTCCAGCAAATACAACCATTGGCACATTTACAACTGAAGATGTTAACATCAACAACACTTTCACTTATACCCTGGAAGCAGGAATTGGAGATACGGACAATGAGTCTTTTGTAATTAACGGGGATGAACTTCAAATCAAAGAAAGTCCTGATTTTGAAACAAAAGATAGCTATAGCATCCGTGTACGTTCAACAGACCAGGGTGGATTATTCATTGAAAAATCTTTTAACATTACAATAGAAGATGTAGCCGAAACAGGAATTACCGACAAGAATGGCTTCTCCTCTTCTATTCAATTATATCCTAACCCTGCAAAAGAAAACGTAATGATGAATCTGGAAGGAAACGTTAATGTTCGTATAATGGATTTAACAGGTCATGTTTTAAAACAAGATCAGACAAATAATCAGATCATTAATATTGAAGGGCTGGCCACAGGAACTTACATACTTGAATTTACTCAGGATGATAAAACCGGAATGAAAAAGCTCGTAATTGAATAG
- a CDS encoding helix-turn-helix domain-containing protein, whose protein sequence is MYSYTSELTGKKVLSKPVFLLHFIPFVLLFILAIPFYTLSPEAKVEVFNNEGKGFEWYSVIQLIGFLISGFSYSIVSIIKIQKHKQDIQEHQSNIDKKMLLWLEYLSIGLGVIWLLVLFFDDHIIYSGVVIFVLFIGFFGINQAPVFSYLEMESSNLDIKKKPELTNKTSEKIKYAKSRLEVNEVYEILEKLEHLMNTEKPFKNSELTLNDLSQKLNIHPNQLSQVINSKTGNTFYHYINIYRVKEFLRLSSLPENKKYTFLALAYDCGFNSKTTFNKYFKIYTGKTPSELIQS, encoded by the coding sequence TTGTACAGCTATACGTCAGAATTAACAGGAAAGAAAGTGCTCTCAAAACCTGTATTTTTACTCCATTTTATTCCCTTTGTTTTACTGTTTATTCTTGCTATTCCTTTTTATACCCTGTCACCTGAGGCAAAAGTTGAGGTATTTAATAATGAAGGTAAAGGGTTTGAATGGTATTCAGTCATTCAACTTATTGGCTTCCTTATTTCAGGATTTTCTTATTCCATTGTTAGTATTATCAAAATTCAAAAACACAAACAGGATATCCAGGAACATCAGTCTAATATTGATAAGAAAATGTTGTTATGGCTCGAATATTTATCCATCGGACTTGGGGTCATATGGCTACTCGTTTTGTTTTTTGATGATCATATTATTTATAGCGGAGTTGTGATCTTTGTTCTTTTTATAGGATTCTTTGGAATTAATCAGGCCCCCGTATTCTCCTATCTAGAGATGGAATCAAGTAATCTGGATATAAAAAAGAAACCAGAGTTAACTAATAAGACTTCAGAAAAAATAAAATATGCCAAATCCCGTCTTGAAGTAAATGAAGTTTATGAAATTTTAGAAAAACTTGAGCATTTAATGAATACGGAAAAACCATTTAAAAACAGTGAATTAACTTTAAACGACTTATCTCAAAAGTTAAACATTCATCCCAATCAATTATCTCAGGTAATCAATTCTAAAACAGGCAATACCTTCTATCATTATATCAATATATATCGGGTAAAAGAATTTTTACGTCTCTCATCTCTACCCGAAAATAAAAAATATACTTTTCTTGCATTGGCTTACGATTGTGGGTTTAATTCAAAAACCACATTCAATAAGTACTTTAAAATCTACACTGGGAAAACTCCATCCGAACTGATTCAATCTTAA
- a CDS encoding MATE family efflux transporter: MITLYNSRKVFAIIKQSLNGEHQDFTSGNISKAVVLLAIPMILELSLESVFAVVDMFFVSKLGKNAIATVGLTESFITLIYSLAIGLSTAATAIVARRIGEKNPRAAAHAGAQSILISTIITIPITIAGIFYASEILALMGADKDVVAEGAIFTQIMLGGSLAIMLLFLINGIFRGAGDASMAMKSLWIASLTNIVLCPLLIHFWGLKGAAIATVIGRSSGVLYQVYHLLKGSGIIKFCKEHFDFDKEIIKSLTNVAWPATFQFLVASGSWIVITRLVAELDGTAASAGYQIAFRNFVFFILPAWGLSNAAATLVGQNLGAKEFERAEQSVLIATKYNSIFTGLVMILFLFFSEPIVRFFSTDEQVIKYGVESLQIIGGGYIFYGIGMVMTSALNGAGDTKMPTVINIICFWVFQIPLAYFLAKGLDMKSYGAIIAVPAAQALIALLSWYYFNKGRWKAIKV, translated from the coding sequence ATGATTACATTATATAACTCCCGCAAAGTATTTGCAATCATAAAGCAATCTTTAAACGGAGAACACCAGGACTTTACTTCCGGCAATATTTCCAAAGCTGTTGTTTTATTGGCTATACCAATGATACTTGAGCTCAGTCTGGAAAGCGTATTTGCAGTGGTAGATATGTTCTTTGTAAGTAAACTTGGTAAAAATGCGATAGCAACGGTCGGCCTAACAGAATCCTTTATTACCCTTATTTACTCATTGGCAATCGGTCTGAGTACCGCTGCAACTGCCATCGTCGCCAGAAGAATCGGCGAAAAGAACCCTCGTGCCGCTGCACATGCTGGCGCACAGTCAATACTGATTTCTACAATAATTACAATCCCTATTACTATAGCAGGCATTTTTTATGCAAGTGAAATACTGGCACTCATGGGAGCTGATAAAGATGTAGTTGCAGAAGGTGCCATATTCACCCAGATCATGCTGGGAGGAAGCCTTGCCATTATGTTACTATTCCTTATCAATGGAATATTCAGGGGAGCCGGTGATGCATCCATGGCCATGAAAAGTTTGTGGATTGCCAGTCTTACAAACATCGTCCTATGCCCTCTCCTGATACATTTCTGGGGATTAAAGGGGGCTGCTATTGCTACGGTGATAGGAAGAAGTAGTGGAGTACTGTATCAAGTATACCATCTTTTAAAGGGCAGTGGAATAATTAAGTTTTGCAAAGAACATTTTGATTTTGATAAGGAAATTATAAAATCATTAACCAATGTTGCATGGCCTGCCACATTCCAATTTCTTGTAGCAAGCGGAAGCTGGATTGTCATCACCAGGCTTGTGGCTGAATTAGATGGTACGGCTGCATCTGCAGGATATCAGATAGCTTTCCGTAATTTTGTGTTCTTTATATTACCTGCATGGGGACTAAGCAATGCTGCAGCTACCCTTGTCGGGCAAAATCTGGGAGCTAAGGAATTTGAAAGAGCAGAACAAAGCGTACTGATTGCAACAAAATATAACAGCATCTTCACAGGTTTGGTTATGATTCTGTTCTTATTCTTTTCCGAACCAATTGTTAGATTCTTTTCAACAGATGAACAAGTTATAAAATATGGGGTAGAATCTCTGCAGATAATTGGTGGCGGATATATTTTCTACGGAATAGGAATGGTTATGACATCAGCCCTGAACGGTGCAGGAGATACCAAAATGCCAACTGTTATTAACATTATTTGCTTCTGGGTATTTCAGATCCCCTTGGCTTATTTTCTCGCAAAAGGATTAGATATGAAATCCTATGGAGCAATCATTGCAGTTCCAGCAGCACAAGCCCTAATAGCCCTGCTTTCCTGGTATTACTTTAATAAAGGGAGATGGAAAGCGATAAAAGTTTGA